The Cydia pomonella isolate Wapato2018A chromosome 22, ilCydPomo1, whole genome shotgun sequence genomic interval AGCTTGTAGTGCGTTATggtcttggaggatttaacaactccTCCAAGGTTATGGTGCCGTGAATTTATATCATGATTTAAATGTGAATCTAATCAAGTCTTGAATAATAACATTGGTCTTGAAAGATTGATTAAGTACTTCCATCTTTATTTTGGTTGATACGAGGGACCAGTTCTGATGATTGGATCGATTAAGGATCAAGAGAACTCTTCAAATCATAATAGGCATTAGGCACACATTACCTAGCGATTTTTGCATTtctctaaaaaaaatacgcataTCCGTACAAAAATTGTGTATTTGCCACaaacgtggtattaaaaaaataatagtatactATACCTCTCCCGACTTAGTAAGTGCTTCGCGCTGCGATTCATGCACGAATTTGAAGAGgcgttaacatatttttttaaataagcgcGCGAAGTCGGTTTGCCTTGCCATgctcatatttaaataatatgaaataaaaatatttaacttagAGAAATAAAGTAGTTGTACCATAATGTCATTATATAATCAgtcatatttcattatataaattttatagtaatagtaaAAACTGGGTAAAAAGGGTAAGAAAAAGGCACCACAATTCCCGCTATAAACATAACGCATGGCAATACCGTTAATGGTGACAGATGTTTACGCGCCAAACAACAATGGTTGCTTGACTCGCTCTGCCAACGTTTTATTGCGTCCCCTTTACATGGTTTTTAGATgtattttgtgttgtttttcattatttaacatCGTGTTATTACTTACCAACGCCTTGATACGCTTACGGATATTTTAACATATAATTGTTTGCTGTTCGTGTGTATTTTGATTCAGATTATTAGATTGAACAAGATACGTAGTCGGTTGGTCATGTAACTCGACGCGGATTACATCGAGTTAGTGTTTATTAAGAACAATTATAACAACATCTACGATGTCTGCGGTAACTCCACGCCGCTCAACACGACTTCCTCACACTCCAAAAATGAGTGAAAGAAAGAAGGGGCTGTTTCAAAGTGAATTGGAGGCGTCGAGGGAGTCTCTGACGAAGCATCGAAGGCTGCCGGTGGTGAACAGCGAGAGCGACAGCGATGATTGCGACCTGGGCATCATGGGCACGCTGGACTCGAGCTCCGGAGACGAAGTCGACCACAGCGTGCCTAAGACGCCAGAACGCCATTGGCGTAAGTATCAAAACAACTTTGCATGgacagtttttattgttttaatgacTAATCTGTGTCCAGCTATGATTGTTTAGAAGTCAATGACTGTCTGGTTGGTTAACCTCATTTTTAATTGAGCCCAGATGTTTGTTGTTACCGTCTGTTTTAAAGAACATATTTTGTACTTGCTAATACTtctgttatttaaaaaacacttGTACGCTCACTTTGTATGTTCGTATTCAGATTGAAAATCTGCTGTATCCAATCATACATTTATGCaacatgtttaaaattatgtaaaagttAGGTTAATTTGTCCTTCAGTATGTTTTATCATATCTCTAATTGCAACTTCAAACCATAAGCTAGACAATATGTGATTATCTTATTACTTAGAAGTGCTTAGACTAGTTTGCCAAATGCTACAAGTTTCTTATAAAAGCTTTATAATAAACCAAAGTTAACATAAGGTTAGAACATGTTCATTTCTTTGTCATAAACACAAGAAAACTCTTCACCTCcactcaatgttttttttaaatattttaggatattattacacaaattgactaagtcccatagtaagctcaataaggcttgttgtaggtacttagacaatgattagtataatattaaagtacttaaagtcatagaaaacatccatgactcaggaaaaaatatccatgctcatcactcaaataccaggatttgaacccaggaccattggtttcataggcagggtcactacccactaggcaagaCTGGTTGTTGTTTATCAGACATATCACttgatgtaataataatttGAGCAAAAGCATTATGTATGCAAAGGGCTAGACCCCTAACCAAATAACAAGTTTTCATAATAAGAACTGCCATGGCCATTAAATCTTTCTAGTATTGTTATACAACATACACAAATACTAAATTGTGGCCAACTAGCTAGtcaatacaatactatttacACCAAATACTGTAACAATCTTATTTGCCATGAAAACTTAAGTATGTTTTCGAGCCTAAAATTGGTCAGAGTGGCTGTTCTATTCATGCTCTATCTCTTGTTCACATTTAAGAGGAAATATTAGACATAAGGGATAAACCAAGAATCTCCCTTACCTCAATTTCTTCAAATGTAAAGGTAGCCGCATCCGCAACAAcctatatattgttgtctgagtacccacaacacaggccttcttgagcttactgtgcttagtcaaattgtgtaataatgccctgtaatatttatttattaatagtaaaGTTGGCATAAATCATTTGGAACGcttgtcaataaaattattaactcATTCATTAATTTTCTCAACAGATGGCACTCGAAGCTCAAAACTGCTCAAAGAAAACCATGATCTGAAAAGCTTCATCAAATCACCCTTCACTCTGAACAAGTACCACACCCGGTACTCCTGTCCAGAAAAATGTACCGGCTCTCACTCCACTCCGGTAACCCCACACATGCAGAACCACCCCGGGACACCATCCTCCACTCATTCATGCAACAGTGTCCATACAACGTCTTCTACCTCAAGCAAGGCCCGGAAGAGCCTTGCATCCTTAATAGCTGACACAGAGAGCTGCAGCAGCTCTTTAAAGGATCTTAACTTTGATACAGACTCCGGTACAGACACCAAAGAGAACACACCAACAAAAACTTTAAGAAGATCCAACAGAAATAAGATGACACCGAAACTACAAAGTTTCAAAGGTGTATTATTGGAACAGAAGAAGAATCTTACGCCACCTAATAAGAACCCAGTTGTGAGCTTGACTAAGATGGATTTGGCTACTAATCTGTCACCAACACAAATGTTAAAAACGCCTCATACTACTGAAGCTACCATGTCACCTCCAAAGCTAAGTCACAACCGACGCGCTGTAGTTGAAATTGCAGAAAGCCCAGAATCCTGCGAAAGTGAGAAAAGCCACAAAAGATTGCGTAATAATAGTCTTACTGAGTACGGTCCTGTGTCTAAATACCCTAAAGTTGATGCCAATTCGGCTCCTAAAGCACGTCTATCTCTTTTCAACAGTGATAAATTGAAAGAGATACTATCAGCCAAGTCTTTCTATGGCAATTCTAGCCCGGAGTTAAATAGCAGCATTACAAACAAAATTTCTAGCGCTATCCAAACCTCCACAACATACAACCGTCGTCTCTTCACAAGCCACTCACACAGACGCAAGAAAAAATCAGGACAGATAAACATGGGAGTCAGACATAGAATCAAAAAGCCTAAAGTGCTGAAAAACAAGATGTTCGCTAAAGGCAACCAGTATATGAACAAGTCTGATTCAGCTGTTCTTAATAACAGCACGGTTGCAAATGTTTCGGTCAATAATCTGAGCATGAATAACGTTTCTATGGCGAGTCAGAATTCCTCACAAGAATTGGACAAAGGtaagcacaatttttattttgattgcaaaattatgattgtttttattagtaatttatCTAAGctaaaacttcaatgaatggcgTAACTCAGGTCAATAAACGCATTTTATGCAATTGTCATCATCTGTTTAATTAAATGATATTAAGTATAAAGCAGGTGTCTGACTGGCGCTTTTTTCGCGAGCGAATCTTAGAAGACATACTTGCAGACAGTGTAAACAGTCAGAGGATTTACATcatatctgggggcctaccgcgaaaaccgaaattcgcatatTGTGGGGATCCCACTAATgtaagacgtaattagtgacagagaaaatacccgcaattgacgaacttcgattttcgccgTTATAGCCCAGGGATGTTACGAACGTCGCATTCTTCACATTCGCGAATGAGAATCCGAACGTCTGAATGCGAATTCGAATGTTAgggaatatgtagttgttattatcattccatgattagaaataaatcttttagtacataaaacatatgTAACCTTAGAACGGGATGTTATAAAGTGTTGAGAAATGCGGTCTACTGGGGaaaatgcattacttgaaaacagtttgcgCACACTGTCCATACGCGACTCGACCTGcacacattcgcattcgcaaaacattctCTTCATTaggcgcgcgttttcctcgcctgagcgcgacgccttggccgaggcacgtctacaccggccggtttgtgcgtgaggaaattgcctcgcgcgtatgctcgctctgtgtggacccgcctatttgatgcgaatgcgaatgtttaaaattatgcgAATATTCGTATACATGAATGCGATAATCGTGACATCCCTACATATATGCGTTTCTTGTGTGAGAGAATACAAGCTAGTCGATTT includes:
- the LOC133529988 gene encoding N-acetyltransferase ESCO2, with the translated sequence MSAVTPRRSTRLPHTPKMSERKKGLFQSELEASRESLTKHRRLPVVNSESDSDDCDLGIMGTLDSSSGDEVDHSVPKTPERHWHGTRSSKLLKENHDLKSFIKSPFTLNKYHTRYSCPEKCTGSHSTPVTPHMQNHPGTPSSTHSCNSVHTTSSTSSKARKSLASLIADTESCSSSLKDLNFDTDSGTDTKENTPTKTLRRSNRNKMTPKLQSFKGVLLEQKKNLTPPNKNPVVSLTKMDLATNLSPTQMLKTPHTTEATMSPPKLSHNRRAVVEIAESPESCESEKSHKRLRNNSLTEYGPVSKYPKVDANSAPKARLSLFNSDKLKEILSAKSFYGNSSPELNSSITNKISSAIQTSTTYNRRLFTSHSHRRKKKSGQINMGVRHRIKKPKVLKNKMFAKGNQYMNKSDSAVLNNSTVANVSVNNLSMNNVSMASQNSSQELDKDKADPFGKEKLTIEALLSQWEEEDEPEPRPELPCFNSTVIEETNPIFQPVTAIPVSGQALPQDGALIIELGTDKPVKPTETAETAQDVTMMELHKADHGDVPNGQFLPVDGGFILVQDNVPAVPQEELTDLDEIERELKMLDEQILMMTQTDATVSVPAVTSTTTVTPVPEIDAKTDDAAKLFPIFSNPNPGTCTPSTKGKTSKKSLLKDGSNQYVIDAGQKKFGATQCTECGVIYQIGDPEDEHDHLVHHNATDVLKFNGWKEECVVGRWESARCIRVRGGELNWKRVATLLTRVVHAQLGYHADLPDEIHTYTAYLYIDKKQIVGCAIVQPKTRAFKLIPGDPDCCTVEDYPVKCGVSRIWTHSAWRRRGVAARLLDCARASFLLGAALHRRDLAFSAPTAAGKALATNYCGTDRFYVYLD